Proteins co-encoded in one Brassica rapa cultivar Chiifu-401-42 chromosome A02, CAAS_Brap_v3.01, whole genome shotgun sequence genomic window:
- the LOC103853204 gene encoding probable leucine-rich repeat receptor-like protein kinase At5g49770, protein MVAATTTMTATFRLFLFCLTYSFTVFSMVSSVTDPRDAAALRSLMDQWDNTPPSWGGSDDPCGTPWEGVSCNNSRITALGLSTMGLKGRLSGDIGELSELRSLDLSFNPGLTGSLTSRLRDLQKLNILILAGCGFTGSIPNEIGYLKDLSFLALNSNNFTGKIPASLGNLSKVYWLDLADNQLTGPIPISSGSSPGLDLLLKAKHFHFNKNQLSGTIPPKLFSSEMILIHVLFDGNQFTGSIPSTLGLVQTLEVLRLDRNTLTGKVPENLSNLTNIIELNLAHNKLVGSLPDLSDMKSLNYVDLSNNSFDPSEPPLWFSTLPSLTTLVMEYGSLHGPLPNKLFGYPQLQQVKLRKNAFNGTLSLGDTVGPELQLVDLQDNDISSVTLSSGYTNTLILVGNPVCTTALSNTNYCQIQQKQAKRIYSTSLANCGGKSCPLDQKVSPQSCECAYPYEGTLYFRGPMFRDLTNANTYHSLEMSLWVKLGLTPGSVSLQNPFFNNDDYLQIQLELFPSTGKYFNRSEVQRIGFDLSNQTYKPPPLFGPYYFIASPYTFPADGNGRSLSSRMVTGIITGCSALVLCLVALGIYAFWQKRRAEQAIGLSRPFVSWASSGKDSGGAPQLKGARWFSYEELKKITNNFSMSSELGSGGYGKVYKGMLSDGQMVAIKRAQQGSTQGGHEFKTEIELLSRVHHKNLVGLVGFCFEQGEQILVYEFMSNGSLKDSLTGRSGIALDWKRRLRVALGSARGLAYLHELADPPIIHRDVKSTNILLDENLTAKVADFGLSKLVSDCTKGHVSTQVKGTLGYLDPEYYTTQKLTEKSDVYSFGVVLLELITAKQPIEKGKYIVREIKLVMNKSDEEFYGLREKMDRSLRDAGALPELGRYMELALKCVDETAAERPTMSEVVKEIEIIIQNSGASTSSSSASASSSATDFGGVKGGDKVLYGENLRKKEVRDGEGAFDYSGGYSVMTKVEPK, encoded by the exons ATGGTGGCTGCAACAACCACCATGACGGCTACTTTCCGGTTGTTCTTGTTCTGTCTCACTTACTCGTTCACTGTCTTCTCGATGGTTTCATCAGTAACTGACCCTCGTGATG CGGCGGCTCTTCGTTCTTTGATGGATCAGTGGGACAACACGCCACCTAGCTGGGGAGGCTCTGATGATCCTTGTGGAACTCCTTGGGAAGGTGTCTCCTGCAATAACTCCAGAATCACTGCTTT GGGTTTATCAACAATGGGTCTCAAAGGAAGGCTTAGTGGAGACATTGGAGAACTATCCGAACTAAGATCCTT GGACCTTTCTTTCAATCCAGGACTCACAGGTTCACTTACTTCCCGTTTAAGAGACCTGCAAAAGCTCAACATTCT TATACTTGCTGGATGTGGCTTCACTGGTAGCATCCCTAATGAAATTGGTTATCTCAAAGATCTATCCTTCTT GGCCTTGAACTCCAATAATTTCACTGGTAAAATTCCAGCGTCTCTAGGAAACCTCAGTAAAGTCTATTGGTTGGATCTTGCGGATAATCAGTTGACAGGACCCATTCCAATATCATCAGGCTCTAGTCCTGGTCTTGATCTTCTCTTAAAAGCCAAACACTt TCACTTCAACAAGAATCAGCTCTCAGGCACTATTCCACCAAAACTCTTCAGCTCTGAGATGATATTGATCCATGT ATTATTTGATGGAAATCAATTCACAGGGAGCATACCTTCCACTTTGGGACTTGTTCAGACACTAGAGGTTCT GCGGCTTGACAGAAACACTCTGACCGGAAAAGTCCCAGAGAATCTTAGTAATCTCACAAACATCATTGAACT GAACTTAGCCCACAACAAACTGGTAGGATCTTTACCAGATTTATCAGACATGAAATCTCTGAACTATGT AGACCTGAGCAATAACTCATTTGATCCATCAGAGCCTCCTCTCTGGTTCTCAACCTTACCTTCATTAACTACACT GGTGATGGAATATGGGTCTCTTCACGGACCACTGCCTAATAAGCTCTTTGGCTACCCACAGCTTCAGCAAGT GAAACTGAGAAAGAATGCATTCAACGGAACACTGAGCTTAGGAGACACAGTAGGTCCAGAGCTACAACTCGTTGATCTGCAAGATAATGACATTTCCTCTGTAACACTGAGCTCTGGATACACCAATACATTAAT ACTCGTAGGAAACCCTGTATGCACAACAGCTCTCTCCAACACAAACTACTGCCAGATtcagcagaaacaagccaaacGTATATACTCGACCAGTCTTGCTAACTGTGGAGGAAAATCTTGTCCATTAGACCAAAAGGTTAGCCCTCAGAGCTGTGAATGCGCCTACCCTTATGAAGGCACACTCTACTTCCGAGGGCCTATGTTCAGAGACCTTACCAATGCAAACACGTACCATTCACTAGAGATGAGCTTGTGGGTGAAGCTAGGACTCACTCCAGGATCAGTCTCTCTACAAAACCCTTTCTTCAACAATGATGATTATCTCCAGATACAGCTGGAACTTTTCCCATCTACGGGGAAGTATTTCAACAGAAGTGAAGTACAGAGAATTGGATTTGACTTGAGTAATCAAACTTATAAACCTCCTCCACTGTTTGGACCTTACTATTTCATTGCATCTCCCTACACTTTCCCAG CTGACGGTAACGGACGTTCCTTGAGCTCTAGGATGGTCACAGGGATAATAACTGGTTGCAGCGCTTTGGTCTTGTGCCTTGTTGCCCTAGGAATATACGCATTTTGGCAGAAGAGACGTGCAGAGCAAGCTATCGGTTTGAGTAGACCGTTTG TTTCATGGGCATCAAGTGGGAAAGACAGTGGTGGCGCGCCGCAGCTGAAAGGGGCTAGATGGTTCTCCTATGAAGAACTTAAGAAGATCACCAACAACTTCTCCATGAGCAGTGAGTTGGGTTCTGGAGGTTATGGAAAGGTGTATAAAGGAATGCTCTCAGATGGACAGATGGTGGCTATAAAAAGAGCACAGCAAGGATCAACACAAGGAGGTCACGAGTTCAAAACAGAGATTGAGTTGCTTTCTAGAGTTCATCACAAGAACCTAGTTGGGCTTGTTGGGTTTTGTTTCGAACAAGGCGAGCAGATTCTGGTGTACGAGTTCATGTCCAACGGATCACTGAAAGACAGCTTAACAG GGAGATCTGGTATTGCTCTGGACTGGAAACGGAGGCTGAGAGTGGCTCTGGGATCAGCAAGAGGACTAGCTTACCTCCACGAACTGGCGGATCCTCCTATCATACACAGGGACGTGAAATCAACCAACATTCTTTTGGATGAGAATCTCACGGCCAAGGTTGCTGACTTTGGTTTGTCCAAGCTGGTTTCTGACTGCACCAAAGGCCATGTTTCAACCCAAGTCAAAGGCACATTG GGATATTTGGATCCAGAATACTACACAACGCAGAAACTTACAGAGAAGAGCGACGTGTACAGCTTCGGCGTTGTGTTACTTGAACTGATCACAGCGAAACAGCCGATAGAGAAAGGCAAGTACATTGTCCGAGAGATCAAGCTTGTAATGAACAAAAGCGACGAGGAGTTCTACGGACTGAGAGAAAAAATGGACCGTTCTTTAAGAGACGCCGGAGCTCTACCAGAACTAGGCCGGTACATGGAGTTAGCCTTAAAATGCGTTGATGAGACGGCGGCTGAGAGGCCAACGATGAGTGAAGTGGTGAAGGAGATTGAGATTATTATACAGAACAGTGGAGCGAGCACTAGCAGCTCCTCTGCGTCGGCTTCATCTTCGGCGACAGATTTTGGAGGCGTGAAAGGTGGTGATAAAGTTTTGTATGGAGAGAATCTGAGGAAGAAAGAAGTACGTGATGGAGAAGGAGCTTTTGATTATAGTGGTGGCTACTCTGTTATGACAAAAGTTGAGCCCAAGTAA
- the LOC103853205 gene encoding probable protein phosphatase 2C 18 isoform X2 has translation MLVFENFCSRDDTVFCGVFDGHGPFGHMVAKKVRDTLPSTLSTQLKLASESEQSGLVNEEEEGQRSESVITTMDEQWCELIPNGEQLPEMYLPLKHALLKSCQQIDKELKMHPTIDCFCSGTTSVTLIKQGEDLVVGNIGDSRAVLATRDKDNALVAVQLTVDLKPDLPSESARIQKCKGRVFALQDEPEVARVWLPNSNSPGLAMARAFGDFCLKDYGLISVPDINYRHLTEEDQFIILASDGVWDVLSNKEAVDIVASAPSRSTAARALVDTAVRSWRIKYPTSKNDDCTVVCLFLQDSSNVVKDSHNEDSVESVSISNKEEEIVPVKEESISKSCGIESKMMTMTLAECISVAQDDEEWSALEGLTRVNSLLSIPRFFSGELRSTSWRKWL, from the exons ATGCTCGTCTTTGAG AACTTTTGTTCGAGAGACGATACAGTGTTTTGTGGTGTATTCGATGGACACGGACCATTTGGTCATATGGTTGCCAAGAAAGTCAGAGACACATTGCCCTCCACACTCTCAACACAGTTGAAATTAGCATCAGAGTCAGAACAAAGCGGCTTAGTgaatgaggaagaagaagggcaGAGAAGCGAGTCTGTTATTACTACTATGGATGAGCAATGGTGTGAGTTAATTCCAAACGGTGAACAACTTCCAGAGATGTATCTGCCTCTTAAACACGCCTTGCTCAAGTCTTGTCAGCAGATAGATAAAGAGCTTAAAATGCATCCTACTATTGATTGTTTCTGCAGTGGAACCACTTCTGTCACTTTGATCAAGCAG GGTGAGGACTTGGTGGTCGGAAACATCGGTGACTCGAGAGCTGTTCTTGCCACAAGAGACAAAGACAATGCTTTGGTCGCTGTACAACTAACCGTAGACTTAAAACCAGACCTGCCAA GTGAATCAGCGAGAATCCAAAAATGTAAAGGCAGAGTCTTTGCGTTGCAAGATGAGCCAGAGGTAGCTCGTGTATGGTTACCAAACAGCAACTCACCTGGTTTAGCAATGGCTCGAGCTTTTGGTGACTTCTGTCTCAAAGATTACGGTCTTATCTCAGTTCCAGACATCAACTACCGCCACCTTACAGAAGAAGACCAGTTCATCATTCTTGCTAGCGACGGTGTATGGGATGTGTTATCTAACAAAGAGGCTGTGGACATTGTTGCTTCTGCTCCTAGTCGAAGCACAGCAGCTAGAGCTTTGGTGGACACAGCGGTTAGATCATGGAGAATCAAGTATCCAACTTCAAAGAACGATGACTGTACTGTAGTCTGCCTCTTTCTACAAGATTCAAGCAATGTAGTAAAGGATTCACACAATGAAGACTCTGTAGAGAGTGTCAGTATCAGTAACAAGGAGGAGGAGATTGTTCCAGTTAAAGAGGAAAGTATCTCTAAGAGTTGTGGGATTGAGTCAAAGATGATGACAATGACACTTGCTGAATGTATATCGGTTGCACAGGATGATGAAGAGTGGTCTGCTTTGGAAGGGTTGACTAGGGTTAATAGTTTATTGAGCATTCCAAGGTTCTTCTCTGGTGAGCTTAGATCAACTAGTTGGAGAAAATGGTTgtga
- the LOC103853205 gene encoding probable protein phosphatase 2C 18 isoform X1: MGLCHSVDRKEPGETSTTASTAEDDILGSGRWRRPRGYKGGGEIEGTQQALDRLISNGSNKVACLYTQGKKGTNQDAMLVFENFCSRDDTVFCGVFDGHGPFGHMVAKKVRDTLPSTLSTQLKLASESEQSGLVNEEEEGQRSESVITTMDEQWCELIPNGEQLPEMYLPLKHALLKSCQQIDKELKMHPTIDCFCSGTTSVTLIKQGEDLVVGNIGDSRAVLATRDKDNALVAVQLTVDLKPDLPSESARIQKCKGRVFALQDEPEVARVWLPNSNSPGLAMARAFGDFCLKDYGLISVPDINYRHLTEEDQFIILASDGVWDVLSNKEAVDIVASAPSRSTAARALVDTAVRSWRIKYPTSKNDDCTVVCLFLQDSSNVVKDSHNEDSVESVSISNKEEEIVPVKEESISKSCGIESKMMTMTLAECISVAQDDEEWSALEGLTRVNSLLSIPRFFSGELRSTSWRKWL, from the exons ATGGGTCTGTGTCATTCAGTAGATAGGAAGGAACCAGGAGAAACAAGCACCACCGCCTCAACGGCGGAGGATGATATATTAGGCTCCGGAAGGTGGCGGCGGCCGAGAGGTTACAAGGGAGGCGGCGAAATCGAAGGGACTCAACAGGCTTTGGATCGGTTGATCTCGAATGGTTCAAATAAAGTTGCATGTCTTTACACACAAGGCAAGAAAGGAACCAATCAAGACGCTATGCTCGTCTTTGAG AACTTTTGTTCGAGAGACGATACAGTGTTTTGTGGTGTATTCGATGGACACGGACCATTTGGTCATATGGTTGCCAAGAAAGTCAGAGACACATTGCCCTCCACACTCTCAACACAGTTGAAATTAGCATCAGAGTCAGAACAAAGCGGCTTAGTgaatgaggaagaagaagggcaGAGAAGCGAGTCTGTTATTACTACTATGGATGAGCAATGGTGTGAGTTAATTCCAAACGGTGAACAACTTCCAGAGATGTATCTGCCTCTTAAACACGCCTTGCTCAAGTCTTGTCAGCAGATAGATAAAGAGCTTAAAATGCATCCTACTATTGATTGTTTCTGCAGTGGAACCACTTCTGTCACTTTGATCAAGCAG GGTGAGGACTTGGTGGTCGGAAACATCGGTGACTCGAGAGCTGTTCTTGCCACAAGAGACAAAGACAATGCTTTGGTCGCTGTACAACTAACCGTAGACTTAAAACCAGACCTGCCAA GTGAATCAGCGAGAATCCAAAAATGTAAAGGCAGAGTCTTTGCGTTGCAAGATGAGCCAGAGGTAGCTCGTGTATGGTTACCAAACAGCAACTCACCTGGTTTAGCAATGGCTCGAGCTTTTGGTGACTTCTGTCTCAAAGATTACGGTCTTATCTCAGTTCCAGACATCAACTACCGCCACCTTACAGAAGAAGACCAGTTCATCATTCTTGCTAGCGACGGTGTATGGGATGTGTTATCTAACAAAGAGGCTGTGGACATTGTTGCTTCTGCTCCTAGTCGAAGCACAGCAGCTAGAGCTTTGGTGGACACAGCGGTTAGATCATGGAGAATCAAGTATCCAACTTCAAAGAACGATGACTGTACTGTAGTCTGCCTCTTTCTACAAGATTCAAGCAATGTAGTAAAGGATTCACACAATGAAGACTCTGTAGAGAGTGTCAGTATCAGTAACAAGGAGGAGGAGATTGTTCCAGTTAAAGAGGAAAGTATCTCTAAGAGTTGTGGGATTGAGTCAAAGATGATGACAATGACACTTGCTGAATGTATATCGGTTGCACAGGATGATGAAGAGTGGTCTGCTTTGGAAGGGTTGACTAGGGTTAATAGTTTATTGAGCATTCCAAGGTTCTTCTCTGGTGAGCTTAGATCAACTAGTTGGAGAAAATGGTTgtga